Proteins encoded within one genomic window of Neoarius graeffei isolate fNeoGra1 chromosome 18, fNeoGra1.pri, whole genome shotgun sequence:
- the btbd3a gene encoding BTB/POZ domain-containing protein 3a yields MAAELYAAKKLPSVAATATAVQQYQQQNISNNNTVQGCNWQGLYPTIRERNAVMFNNELMADVHFVVGPPGGTQRVPGHKYILAVGSSVFYAMFYGELAEDTDEIRIPDVEPHSFLAMLKYIYCDEIDLCADTVLATLYAAKKYMVPHLARACVAFLETSLSARNACVLLSQSCLFEEPELTRRCWQVIDAQAELALRSDAFCDIDLRTLESILRRETLNASETVVLEAALSWAEAECQRRELQPTVENKRLVLGEALYLIRVPAMSLDEFANGAAQCGLLTLAETNAVFLWHTAANKPELPFVSQPRKGLTPQRCHRFQSCAYRSNQWRYRGRCDSIQFAVDRRVFIAGFGLYGSSCGSAEYQAKIELKRQGTTLGLAVVKYFSDGSSGTFPVFFEHPVQVEPDTFYTASVVLDGNELSYFGQEGMTEVQCGKVTFQFQCSSDSTNGTGVQGGQIPELIFYA; encoded by the exons ATGGCCGCCGAACTTTATGCTGCTAAGAAGTTGCCCTCGGTGGCGGCCACGGCGACGGCGGTGCAGCAGTACCAACAGCAGAACATCAGCAACAACAACACTGTACAGGGCTGCAACTGGCAGGGACTCTATCCCACCATCAGAGAGAG AAACGCAGTCATGTTTAACAATGAGCTGATGGCGGACGTGCACTTCGTGGTCGGCCCTCCCGGGGGCACACAGAGAGTTCCAGGGCACAAG tacatCCTGGCCGTCGGCAGCTCTGTCTTCTATGCCATGTTCTACGGGGAGCTGGCGGAGGATACAGATGAGATCCGCATCCCAGACGTCGAGCCACATTCCTTCCTGGCCATGCTCAA ATACATCTACTGTGATGAGATTGACCTGTGTGCGGACACCGTCCTGGCCACGCTGTATGCTGCCAAGAAGTACATGGTTCCTCACCTGGCGCGTGCCTGCGTGGCGTTCCTGGAGACCAGCCTGAGTGCACGCAACGCCTGcgtgctgctgtcgcagagctgcCTGTTCGAGGAGCCGGAGCTGACGCGCCGTTGCTGGCAGGTGATCGACGCCCAGGCCGAGCTCGCGCTGCGCTCTGACGCCTTCTGCGACATCGACCTGCGCACGCTGGAGAGCATCCTTCGGCGTGAAACCCTCAACGCGAGCGAGACGGTCGTTCTGGAGGCGGCTCTCAGCTGGGCCGAGGCTGAGTGCCAGCGCCGTGAACTGCAACCCACTGTCGAAAACAAGAGGCTGGTGCTGGGCGAGGCTCTGTACCTCATCCGTGTCCCAGCGATGTCACTGGACGAGTTTGCAAACGGCGCGGCGCAGTGCGGCCTGCTCACTCTTGCCGAGACCAACGCGGTCTTCCTGTGGCACACGGCAGCTAACAAACCCGAGCTGCCCTTCGTTAGCCAGCCGAGGAAAGGCCTGACGCCCCAGCGCTGCCACCGCTTCCAGTCCTGCGCCTACCGTAGCAACCAGTGGCGTTACCGTGGACGCTGTGACAGCATTCAGTTTGCTGTGGACAGGCGCGTGTTTATTGCCGGGTTCGGCCTTTACGGCTCCAGCTGCGGCTCGGCCGAGTACCAGGCTAAGATCGAGCTCAAGAGGCAGGGCACCACGCTGGGCCTCGCTGTCGTCAAGTACTTCTCAGATGGCTCCAGCGGCACGTTCCCGGTGTTCTTCGAGCACCCTGTGCAGGTGGAACCTGATACGTTCTACACAGCCAGTGTGGTGCTGGATGGCAACGAGCTCAGCTACTTCGGCCAAGAAGGGATGACCGAGGTGCAGTGCGGGAAGGTCACCTTCCAGTTCCAGTGCTCCTCAGATAGTACCAACGGTACCGGAGTGCAGGGGGGGCAGATACCCGAGCTCATATTTTATGCCTGA
- the LOC132865807 gene encoding uncharacterized protein LOC132865807 produces MASAAPRVRVEAFMWTDSEVELLLRVTLDYKTTKLQENVDWESCHSKYSDIMEAFQAQYPQSPVEQDFPHDAKSVTKPQVSSKLKSIRTKYRRAVETGRRRGLGRVLLLYSKLCEEIWGGSRAASAIDAGIETADMEEEPSTRTSPAKELPGDSIQSSSAPGSLPSAAIKQRRDSLQARLNNHRGGRLKRRLTGDQAALEDLQIKRKMLELMEQSSKRNADVMQKINTNIANITNSIQENFSLVREGMLQPAYPHSSSGFGQHQHTLMRMAPHPATAAVREVGDRETHSIKTEREVGDRETRSIKTEREVGDRETRNLFPFILIINCVIDTAESQTHDSDRQTAQGLKKTN; encoded by the exons ATGGCTAGCGCGGCTCCGAGAGTAAGAGTCGAGGCTTTTATGTGGACCGACAGTGAAGTGGAACTTCTACTGCGTGTCACATTGGACTATAAAACAACTAAACTGCAGGAAAATGTCGACTGGGAGTCTTGCCACTCCAAGTACTCCGACATTATGGAGGCGTTTCAGGCGCAGTATCCGCAGAGCCCAGTGGAGCAGGATTTCCCCCATGATGCCAAGAGCGTCACAAAGCCCCAGGTTAGCTCCAAGTTAAAAAGTATCCGGACAAAATACAGGCGGGCGGTGGAGACAGGGCGCCGCAGGGGCCTCGGCCGTGTGCTTCTGCTCTACTCTAAGCTGTGTGAGGAGATCTGGGGTGGGTCGCGTGCTGCAAGCGCCATCGACGCCGGTATCGAGACTGCTGACATGGAAGAAGAGCCGTCGACACGAACTTCTCCGGCAAAGGAGCTGCCTGGCGATTCAATCCAGTCATCCAGCGCACCCGGAAGTCTGCCTTCTGCGGCTATAAAGCAGCGCAGGGATTCGCTGCAG GCAAGGCTAAACAACCACAGAGGGGGCAGGCTGAAACGAAGACTAACAGGTGACCAAGCAGCCCTAGAGGACCTTCAGATCAAGCGGAAGATGTTGGAGCTGATGGAGCAGTCCTCTAAAAGAAACGCAGATGTCATGCAGAAAATTAACACAAACATTGCAAACATTACAAACTCCATACAGGAGAACTTCTCACTGGTGAGAGAAGGGATGCTCCAGCCTGCCTACCCCCACAGCAGCAGTGGATTTGGACAACACCAACACACACTTATGCGCATGGCACCACACCCCGCTACAGCGGCCGTTCGAGAGGTGGGGGACAGAGAGACTCACAGTATAAAGAccgagagagaggtgggggacaGAGAGACTCGCAGTATAAAGAccgagagagaggtgggggacaGAGAGACTCGCA ATTTATTTCCCTTTATCCTGATAATCAATTGTGTCATAGACACAGCTGAGAGTCAAACACACGActcggacagacagacagctcaAGGACTGAAGAAAACCAACTGa